In Musa acuminata AAA Group cultivar baxijiao chromosome BXJ2-8, Cavendish_Baxijiao_AAA, whole genome shotgun sequence, one genomic interval encodes:
- the LOC135618510 gene encoding uncharacterized protein LOC135618510 translates to MEGLVVAEFVMGDREEEVPRVAEEQSEDEEDSWSSESEVGEALDWLDLRDGPDGEGASASFSLASSHRPNAHGGLLSRPLQPLSNRNQKYSTHIRANPLEEWEGRTDVGMSNSVTTAIRDSVRDMAIGRTKNTEKADRATVEQAIDPRTRMVLFKMLNRGVFHDINGCISTGKEANVYHATKADGQELAVKVYKTSVLVFKDRDRYVQGDYRFRNGYCKNNPRKMVKTWAEKEMRNLMRVKAAGIRCPTPLLLRLHVLVMEFIGKAGWAAPRLKDAALSEDKLHECYVEIITTMRTLYQKCKLVHGDLSEYNILYFEGHLYIIDVSQSVDLDHPCALEFLKEDCVHVSDFFRKNGVSVMSVKELLDFVIDASIADEDVDDYLEKIQQMVLGGETVNQDEIAPTVFVQTVDYVKKCEEDLVQMAMLQRPSLAYQLKAEEIYDQPLLGFVHTRNECNQQHQQISDRANGPSNLLEDKQTERPMQGTVEVGTEDESTSEEDTDGDGSSFESEHEMGPEEKRAARKEHKKKVKEEKREQRKNKKFSKAEKKRRKKLAKVKCRR, encoded by the exons ATGGAAGGGCTTGTCGTCGCCGAGTTCGTCATGGGAGACCGAGAGGAGGAAGTGCCAAGGGTAGCGGAGGAGCAATCGGAAGATGAGGAGGACTCGTGGTCCTCCGAGTCGGAGGTGGGAGAGGCTTTGGACTGGCTGGACCTGAGGGATGGACCCGACGGCGAAGGCGCGTCGGCCTCCTTCTCGCTCGCGTCCTCGCATCGCCCCAACGCCCACGGCGGCCTCCTCTCCCGGCCCCTCCAACCCCTTTCCAATCGCAACCAGAAATACTCCACCCACATCCGGGCTAATCCTTTAGAG GAATGGGAAGGAAGAACGGACGTGGGCATGTCAAACTCGGTGACAACTGCAATCAGGGACAGTGTTCGAGATATGGCGATAGGTAGAACAAAGAATACAGAGAAAGCTGACAGGGCTACTGTTGAGCAG GCCATTGACCCTAGAACTCGCATGGTGTTGTTCAAGATGCTGAACCGTGGAGTCTTCCATGATATTAATGGCTGCATATCTACTGGAAAAGAG GCAAATGTTTATCATGCAACAAAAGCTGATGGTCAGGAACTGGCAGTGAAGGTGTATAAGACATCTGTTCTTGTTTTTAA AGATAGGGACCGATATGTACAAGGGGACTACCGTTTCAGAAATGGTTACTGCAAGAACAACCCTAGGAAAATGGTAAAGACTTGGGCAGAAAAAGAAATGAGAAACCTCATGCG AGTAAAAGCTGCCGGAATTCGATGCCCGACACCATTGCTCTTAAGGCTTCATGTTCTGGTCATGGAATTCATAG GGAAAGCAGGCTGGGCTGCACCTCGCCTTAAGGATGCTGCATTGTCTGAAGATAAGTTACACGAATGCTATGTGGAG ATTATTACAACAATGAGAACATTGTACCAGAAGTGTAAATTGGTACATGGAGACTTAAGTGAATACAACATACTTTATTTTGAG GGTCACTTGTACATAATTGATGTTTCCCAATCAGTAGACCTTGATCACCCCTGTGCTCTGGAATTCCTGAAAGAAGATTGTGTTCATGTTTCA GATTTTTTCAGAAAAAATGGAGTGTCCGTAATGTCTGTCAAGGAATTACTTGACTTTGTCATTGATGCATCTATTGCTGATGAAGATGTGGATGATTATCTAGAAAAG ATTCAGCAAATGGTTTTAGGAGGAGAGACAGTTAACCAAGACGAAATTGCACCTACTGTGTTTGTGCAG ACCGTTGACTATGTTAAAAAGTGTGAGGAGGATCTAGTTCAGATGGCTATGCTCCAACGGCCGTCGTTGGCATATCAGCTGAAAGCAGAAGAGATTTATGATCAACCTTTGCTAGGATTTGTACATACTAGAAATGAATGTAACCAACAACATCAACAAATCTCAGATAGAGCAAATGGTCCCTCAAATTTGTTAGAGGATAAGCAGACAGAACGACCTATGCAAGGCACTGTTGAAGTCGGAACTGAAGATGAATCGACGTCTGAAGAAGATACCGATGGGGATGGTTCGTCGTTTGAGAGCGAGCACGAGATGGGCCCGGAGGAGAAAAGAGCTGCTCGGAAAGAACACAAGAAGAAAgtgaaagaagagaagagagaacaAAGGAAGAATAAAAAGTTTTCCAAGGCTGAGAAGAAGCGGCGAAAGAAATTGGCTAAAGTCAAGTGTCGAAGGTAA